The following proteins are encoded in a genomic region of Oncorhynchus gorbuscha isolate QuinsamMale2020 ecotype Even-year linkage group LG11, OgorEven_v1.0, whole genome shotgun sequence:
- the fpgs gene encoding folylpolyglutamate synthase, mitochondrial: MMVRFSRVLERSSVFAAFLRQKDWSSKFTTVKYSSTKAEPRLHRMEYQDAVCTLNTLQTNACALEQVRRERGHPQLQLQAMRGFLERAGLVVEELDHLNIIHVTGTKGKGSTCAFTEQILRSYGFRTGFYSSPHLVQVRERIRINGKPIGKELFTKYFWQVYGRLYETKDTHGGSMPAYFRFLTILAFHIFLQEKVDLAVIEVGIGGAYDCTNIIRRPWVCGIASLGIDHTSILGDTIEKIAWQKGGIFKPGVPAFTVKQPDSPMMVLKERAKEIGCPLWVCPELEEYPADSGPLRLGLAGHHQRSNASLALQLSHSWLQRRCLPDQSIPSPADESKGVSPAAGFQPSPIMAKGLEDTEWPGRTQTLKHGPVTYFLDGAHTTRSMLACVSWFSEVASQHEKNTGGPVVRVLLFNATGERDSAAMLKLLVPCHFDFAVFCPNITEAIASCNADQQNFNVSVENMLTRCLDNQRSWRLLNGQEEKPGDQLLISRDVLPLVAAKCCSKTLVFPCILSALQWLSQGRDSVLAHPDKRVIPVKPSVTAKAAPLRDATGIHVLVAGSLHLVGGVLKHLDPSFAS, encoded by the exons ATGATGGTACGCTTTTCCCGTGTGTTGGAGCGGAGCTCCGTATTTGCCGCGTTCCTCCGCCAGAAGGACTGGTCGTCCAAGTTTACCACAGTGAAGTATTCAAGTACAAAGGCAGAACCGCGACTTCACAGAATGGAGTATCAG GACGCAGTGTGCACCCTCAATACCCTGCAGACCAATGCCTGTGCCCTGGAGCAAGTGCGTCGAGAGCGGGGTCACCCTCAACTCCAGCTCCAGGCCATGAGGGGCTTCCTGGAGCGAGCAGGCCTGGtg GTGGAAGAACTTGACCATCTCAATATCATTCATGTCACAGGAACGAAaggcaag GGGTCAACATGTGCCTTCACAGAACAAATACTGAGAAGTTACGGTTTTCGGACTGGATTTTACAG TTCCCCACATTTGGTACAAGTCAGGGAGAGGATAAGAATTAATGGAAAACCAATCGGCAAAGAACTCTTCACAAAATATTTCTGGCAGGTGTATGGACGGCTGTATGAAACCAAG GACACTCACGGGGGGAGTATGCCCGCTTACTTCCGCTTCCTGACAATCCTGGCCTTCCACATCTTCCTGCAGGAGAAG GTGGACTTGGCAGTGATTGAGGTTGGGATTGGTGGAGCCTACGACTGCACAAACATAATCAG GAGGCCGTGGGTGTGTGGCATCGCCTCCCTGGGTATAGATCACACCTCAATACTGGGGGATACCATCGAGAAAATTGCCTGGCAGAAAGGGGGCATTTTTAAG CCAGGAGTTCCTGCCTTCACTGTGAAGCAACCAGACAGCCCTATGATGGTTCTCAAAGAGCGAGCGAAGGAGATTGGG tgtcctCTCTGGGTATGCCCAGAACTGGAGGAGTACCCTGCTGACTCGGGACCTCTGCGTCTGGGCCTGGCTGGCCACCACCAGCGCTCCAACGCCTCCCTTGCCCTGCAGCTCAGCCACAGCTGGCTACAGAGACGCTGCCTTCCTG ACCAGAGCATCCCTTCCCCCGCTGACGAGAGTAAAGGCGTGTCGCCGGCCGCTGGCTTCCAGCCAAGCCCCATTATGGCGAAAG GGCTGGAGGACACTGAATGGCCGGGGAGGACCCAGACTCTGAAGCATGGCCCAGTCACCTACTTCCTGGATGGGGCCCACACCACCCGTAGCATGCTGGCCTGTGTAAGCTGGTTCAGCGAGGTTGCCTCTCAACACGAAAAAAACACAGG TGGTCCTGTGGTCAGAGTGCTACTGTTCAACGCCACCGGGGAGAGAGACTCTGCAGCCATGCTAAAGTTACTGGTT CCATGCCATTTTGACTTTGCTGTGTTCTGCCCCAACATCACAGAGGCCATTGCATCATGTAACGCAG accAACAAAACTTCAATGTCTCTGTGGAAAACATGCTCACCCGTTGCCTGGACAACCAGAGGAGCTGGCGCCTGCTCAACGGCCAGGAAGAGAAGCCCGGCGACCAGCTGCTCATCTCCCGCGATGTTCTCCCACTGGTGGCAGCCAAGTGCTGCAGCAAAACTTTAGTTTTCCCCTGCATCCTCAGCGCCCTCCAGTGGCTCAGCCAGGGCAGGGACTCTGTCTTGGCACATCCGGACAAGAGGGTCATCCCCGTCAAGCCCAGTGTGACAGCCAAAGCCGCTCCGCTAAGAGATGCCACTGGCATCCACGTCCTTGTCGCTGGAAGCCTCCATCTGGTTGGGGGCGTCCTGAAACACCTTGACCCTTCCTTTGCCTCTTAA